The Xyrauchen texanus isolate HMW12.3.18 chromosome 28, RBS_HiC_50CHRs, whole genome shotgun sequence genome has a segment encoding these proteins:
- the LOC127621708 gene encoding putative nuclease HARBI1, which produces MQLCNADDLAISQPSVSRSIHQTINALCRPHIIRQFISFPLDIRQLQRNKASFMDIAGVPGVVGAIDGTHIKIIAPRQDEDMFVNRKKTHSINTQIVFDANFTILDVVAKWPGSTHDSRILMESGLRQLFERRHVPPGCHLVGDSGYPCKSWLHTPYLHPQMGPQLNYNRAHKKTRSVVERGIGQLKRRFHVLHSEIRLSPEKTSKVITVCALLHNLCRQRNIPQTGDGDEFDDNDEDDDNEHSQFVDEVEQCGLAFRDHFVHTHFGGDGLAPSAGLRGEAGDGIVEEELEEEEVQ; this is translated from the exons ATGCAGTTGTGCAATGCCGACGATCTAGCGATATCCCAGCCATCGGTAAGCAGATCCATCCACCAAACCATCAATGCACTCTGTAGACCCCATATTATTCGACAGTTCATAAGTTTTCCTTTGGACATTCGCCAACTCCAAAGAAACAAAGCCAGCTTTATGGATATTGCCGGTGTGCCTGGAGTGGTCGGTGCTATAGACGGgacacatattaaaataattgcacCACGTCAGGATGAGGACATGTTTGTGAATAGAAAGAAAACCCACTCCATCAATACCCAGATTGTGTTCGATGCAAACTTCACAATTCTCGATGTTGTTGCAAAGTGGCCCGGATCCACTCATGACTCGAGGATATTGATGGAGAGTGGTCTGAGGCAACTGTTTGAGAGACGTCATGTGCCACCTGGATGTCACTTGGTGGGGGACAGTGGCTATCCCTGTAAGTCGTGGCTCCATACACCTTACCTCCATCCACAAATGGGACCACAGTTAAATTACAATAG AGCACACAAGAAGACACGCAGTGTGGTGGAAAGGGGGATTGGACAACTAAAGCGACGTTTCCACGTTTTACATAGTGAAATCCGCCTTAGTCCAGAGAAGACGAGTAAAGTGATCACTGTGTGTGCGCTTCTTCACAACCTGTGCCGGCAAAGGAACATACCACAGACAGGAGATGGTGATGAGTTTGACGataatgatgaagatgatgacaaTGAACACAGCCAATTTGTTGATGAAGTGGAACAATGTGGACTGGCATTCAGGGATCACTTTGTCCATACACACTTTGG GGGTGATGGCCTTGCACCATCAGCAGGACTAAGGGGAGAGGCAGGTGATGGGATTGTGGAAGAGGAGCTGGAAGAGGAAGAGGTGCAGTAA